The following proteins are encoded in a genomic region of Enoplosus armatus isolate fEnoArm2 chromosome 11, fEnoArm2.hap1, whole genome shotgun sequence:
- the tmem177 gene encoding transmembrane protein 177 has protein sequence MQLFKASLCLHSVRYHLLKSAAATATDTKSIEKQRRDMASHFLKYSVLLQKYRTPLLFASCGGVFAANVFYHVFPDKSYRQLYQAWHKGEPVMLSEKLEDVFQQVTKDYGIGSPKNFSAFASFGFHPVGAGVPWLPSGAQIGIPANFNSTADDPSGITNRTIFINGKAVDWSSDTGSALKDALVFSLEAQKFAIAREVARLQSGGPVVSAAVAPLCLGGVWVYSVALKQMFALHTGPALLRGAVNVVALGIGAVSYYLTSDAVSQWIDFTSDRRAAGVSRDYAKGGVEFYDKILSRNKTLRSLMGRQGEDMYAPSGNLFPAHLLQLKHTSYTSRREGILALLKEEKV, from the exons ATGCAGTTGTTTAAAGCCTCCTTGTGTTTGCATTCAGTCag ATACCACCTACTGAAGTCTGCAGCTGCCACAGCAACTGACACGAAATcgatagaaaaacaaagacgTGACATGGCGTCTCACTTCCTGAAGTATTCAGTGCTCCTTCAGAAGTACCGGACTCCGCTGCTTTTTGCGAGCTGTGGCGGGGTCTTTGCTGCCAACGTGTTCTACCATGTTTTCCCCGACAAGTCCTACCGTCAGCTCTATCAGGCCTGGCACAAAGGAGAGCCAGTCATGCTGTCTGAAAAGCTTGAGGATGTTTTCCAGCAG gTGACGAAGGACTATGGTATCGGCTCACCCAAAAACTTCTCTGCCTTCGCCTCCTTTGGGTTCCATCCGGTTGGTGCTGGTGTCCCTTGGCTTCCTTCAGGGGCCCAAATTGGCATCCCAGCAAACTTTAACAGCACGGCCGACGACCCGAGCGGAATCACCAACCGCACCATCTTCATCAACGGCAAAGCGGTGGACTGGAGCAGCGATACTGGCTCTGCTCTGAAGGACGCACTGGTGTTTTCCCTTGAGGCACAGAAGTTTGCCATAGCACGAGAAGTGGCCCGCTTGCAGTCCGGAGGGCCTGTTGTGAGTGCTGCCGTTGCCCCATTGTGCCTGGGGGGGGTGTGGGTGTACAGCGTGGCGCTGAAGCAGATGTTTGCGCTCCACACCGGGCCTGCACTGCTGCGTGGGGCTGTGAACGTTGTAGCATTGGGGATTGGTGCCGTGTCCTACTACCTCACCTCGGATGCTGTCAGCCAGTGGATTGACTTTACCTCCGACCGGCGTGCAGCGGGAGTGTCCCGTGATTATGCCAAAGGAGGGGTAGAGTTTTATGATAAGATTCTGTCCAGGAACAAGACACTGCGCTCCCTGATGGGGCGGCAGGGAGAGGACATGTATGCTCCCAGCGGGAACTTATTTCCTGCTCATCTCCTTCAGCTGAAACACACATCGTACACATCTAGGAGGGAAGGGATCCTCGCTCTactgaaagaggagaaagtttGA